In Danio aesculapii chromosome 12, fDanAes4.1, whole genome shotgun sequence, the sequence CAGAGGTTTCATTTTTGCgcgtactgtccctttaaatgggTCAACTTCCATTCATTTCTAGCCATTCAATGTTGCACACTGGTATTTTCtcatcataatttattttattatttataactttcattttagtaaaaataaagagagaaaaaatactATATAGAAATACGGCCACATATAGTGCAAATAAGTGAACTCACCCAGGATATCAGGCTTGTCGTCGATGAGGATGTCTCCGGTCACGATGGTCTTGTCTCTGGTCAGGATGATCTGCTCCAGAAACTCGGGACCCAGATGCTTCTCTATCCAGGCGTACTGAAAACAAACACACTTCAAGATGGGAAACCAAGGAGACGGACTGGAAATGCAGTGGAGTCGAGCCTTTGTGCATGCAATGATGCAGACACATTACTGAGAGCTCGACAAGTAAGAGATGATGTACATCCAGCCAACTCTTCTCACAGAATagaattaaaaatacatcatatATTCACTAATGTTCAATATGATTGTTAGTACCCAGATGGGTTTATGTTATTAGTCAAATCTGTTAGAGATAGGCTTGGGCGATGTTGATCaattggcatcgtacgatgtctaatgtgaaacatcacgatggcatcgtcatcggcggtgaattaattatttattaataattacttaattcataatgaattaattatttgtagcctaccgtttcagcTACCTGAGCCGCATGgtgtttgttttacccataaccaaatcacaaataaataaagagaagtgacacacaaatgaccacctgtctaTTACTTTTTccgcatgaataggcagagtgatctgtgtccttataatggcgtccacaaacttggttggtaaaaaaggtgcacaactaagaggaaccaaccaacagtatctgaagtttacaataatattactaagtacaagcgtgaaagtgaaagactgaatcagtgtactgacgctgtgacacgttacctgatataTTCAagagaccgaagagtcgttagatagagacaagattaattaaatatcacgtttaacaactatagtgtgACGCCATCCAGCactacatccttgataaactgtccgacgtgcactgctctctggggttttgactgcctgcctggagctcagacgagcgcatgacagtgtgtctgtgtatgtgtgtggtcacatgatgtgcattttcagctgtatagtgtggacggagggctgttcagaaatgctaggtaaaataccagtgtggatgtggatcgttttcgttcttaaataccattttaaaactaagacacaTTAGTGTAAACAGAGCCTCAGTGTGTGTTTTTCGTGAGCGGGTTTGTGACAGGGCAGGGCGGAGGATtgtgatgccggctcagcatcgtgatgtttATCGGTcatcggcgatggatgatggcatcgtctatcgacccaaccctaattagGAAATATgggaatattatatatatttcagaGAGTCGTGTTATGAATTTAAAGTTTATGATAATAGTTAAGTTTGAGagcctttaaaaaatatatatttattatttatttgttagcatAAACGGTTTCAATTATTGTcatattaaagatattttataatCCTTTTtcgtttatttcaaaattaaacatttagttCAGTAAATAATTGCATATTTACCATTTTCAcacaaaaacagtaaatatttgtgtgtatgtgtgtatatattgtcaaaacaacacaaaaagcagaattattttatttattttattaaagtgtcttttttaaaccaaaatcttatatatatttttctaatcctctcataatttctatttaattttctattatatctaattaaaaacaataatgataattaaataagggcatcactgtggcgcagtgggtagcacaatcgcctcacagcaagaaggtcactggttcgggcctcggcttggtcagttggcgtttctgtgtggagtttgcatgttctccccgcgttggtgtgggtttccttcgggtgctccacagtccaaacacatgcgctataggggaattgatgaactaaattggccgaagtgtatgagtgtgaatgagagtgtatgggtgtttcccagagatgggttgcagctggaagggcatccgctgtgtaaaacatatgctggataagtttgtggttcattccgctgaatAATAAGTGGacaaagccgaaaataaaatgaatgagcgaatgaataattaaataaatgagcgCTGATTTTCTAATGCTAACACTTTTTTATCTATTGGACCTGATAACTCTCTCTGTcactattattaatttaaataatgaattaaacgAGACTAAATggaaattgtaatattatttgcattttttttccatttgtttaTCAATAAAAGCATCTCCCCAagtgattaaatgtaaataagtcaCTATCGATAAAAGCATCTcccaaataataacattaatgtaGTTAATGTACAACATACAGATACTATAGGTTTATGGTTTGGTTCAGTGCTAGTTTGATGTCATTGACCCTGCAGAGTTTTCAGACTTTTGGACCCCATTGGAGACACGTTGCAAAATTACATATGTTAGAGCTCTATattaactgtgtgtgtgcgtgtgtgtgtgtgtgtgtgtgtgtgtgtgtgtgtgtgtgtgtgtgtgtgtgtgtgtgtgtgtgtgtgtgtgcgtctgagACATATAAgaacaaatttgtataatgacatggataTGTCACAGGTATTACAAGGTGAAAGTGACTTTGCTTTGTAAGGACATTGCTTTTAAATCATACAGAATCAGGTTTTTATCTATTAATTAGTaataaatgaagatttttcagtgagggttggggtagggttagACTTGTCATGATATggaatttttgttttgtgataTAATGTCACTGAAATTGTTATGATAAGCGATATATTGTCATTATATacaatcagtggcataaaatgatctcaaaatgacaacaCATCACAATATAATGCAGATAGctataaacacattaaaatacataTCATTCTTAAGGTTATATAAGCcctataattagatttttaaaaggtaaatgtcctattatatagACTATTAAATGTCTTATTAAGCAAATATCCAAATATAAGGTATGACAGcggtgaggtagaatgtaaatgtcattgtaaaatggctttaacgttatttgtgaatttgtaaatatttattggaACGGCAAAAATGATTAGGTCATCTCCAACtcaataagtcgatatattgattattgtgacaggcgtAAGTAGGGTGAtagaaaatacagtataaaaGCAAAGGAAACcaatggaatgtccccacaattcacaaagtaaatgtgcatgtgtgtgtgtgtgtgcgtgtgtgtgtgtgtgtgcgtgtgtgcgtgtgtgcgtgcgtgtgtgtgtgtgtgtgtgtgtgtgtgtgtgtgtgtgtgtgtgtgtgtgtgttaactgaGCTCAGTTTGAATCTTACCTTCTCATATGGACAGTAGCAGTAATGCTTTATTGGACTGGTGCAAATGAAGACATCTGTACTGAGTGAAAGAAGGAGAAGCTAAGCAATTACTTTTACAGCTAGTAAAAAGCAGACAAACATTTACTCAGTGCAGATTACTAGCAGTGCTTATCTGACTATTATGCAAGCTCATATGGAGTGTTTATAACAGGGTGAATTAGGTAATCACAGGCATTCTTTCACTTTAAACCTCAGTTAAAGGCACAACATGTACGTTTTTTCATTGAAATATGCAAAATCCACTAGAATAGTGTCATATATTTTGCTGAATTATGTACTAGCATTATACCAAATGTTTGTAAGAATGTAAAATGCAGGGAAactatcagttttaactagtgagtaaaatatgattttgtttgttgtgaatacacgccccCTAGTGGCCagaattacatactgtgcctttaaggggTTAGATCATTAAAAAATgacagttctgtcatcatttactcatacttCACTTTTGTTTCAAACCTGAATTTCTTTATTCTATTGAAGAATACTGGAAACTGGTGGACAaatgacttacatagtatttttcctactatggaaatggctaccagtttccaacaattatcaaaatatttgtgtgtgtgtgtgtttaacagaaaaaagaaactgatTAAATgctataaccacttgagggagagtaaatgatgagtataTTATGTTTCTGTTCATACTAGCATAAGAAGTCCCACAGTAGGATGAAGACCACAGCTTCCATGATTCCACACTTGGAGTCATCAAActattgctgcgtcccaattcgcatactatccatcctaaatagtatttaaaagtagaattagtatgtcccaaattgtagtatgttgaaaagagtatgccaaaggttcccggatggtttactatttccggtaaaaactcgaagtgtagaagcgtctatactctaaccgctgatatcgCCCATAATACATTGCGcgtaggacgtgaattcgattagaactacaaacgcgggtgaaaagtgtaaacaaactacaaacatgatggagaGACCAacagtcaagtagagaggcttcggtaaagatctttgtatgactgttaattaatatctagcccactgaaACATGTTTCAATCGCATTTTCTGTGTTGGATTTCATCTGCAACatcaatactgaacttatataaagacatgtttggacaATAAATGATCAACATAATCAAGACTTTGCTGTACTACTACTCAGAGTACTACACGTCTAAATCTACTATTGTCATTTCGCTGTCAAACTTTaagtaaatatgttttataactgTGAGCATCAAATATGATCATGGGGTttttgaatatgttttatttccagaacctttactttctCTGTTTCTCAGCGGTGGAATGATCTTGCAGAGCTTTGGAGGAACGTTTATTTATCTACCTTTCAATCATAATTGTTATTAAATcacttaatatattttaaagctaaTCTTCtgtcataaaaataaaactaaacacttAAATATAGTTTTACCGAGACATAATATTGGAGATCCTGAGAGAAATCTATATCATATTATTTAGGTTTCTATTATTTACACCAGAATTTACTCTTCTTATCTAAagcaaattacatatttatactCAGATTGCAGTTTTGTGccttaatatattataaatacatagTTCAGTGGTCAAAATAGCATGACAATCTTACTTATGAATATCCACGAGAGTTTAAAAATGgggaaaatacatttatttttattgaaaacagAACCAGCTAGAGACACGACAgcaaaagtgtaaacaaactcgagtagagaggcttcggtaaagatgtttgtacgACTGTTAaataatatctagcccactggaacatatttcaatcacgttttctgtgttatatttcatctgcaacatcaATGTGAACTTATATGAAGACATGTTAGGACCTTAAcctctgaatgcagaattatccaaacacctgatgAGATTTCTCAGGATGAAatactcgtgaatgggagattaacctgctgctgctgcttctccaataaggtaggaaattaaatataaaagaaatgtggatgatgtgtggatgattgacagggctcgtaactaagcaacacaacgatctgttaacgaggaagtaatatatcccaaagcttgcatactcttctgttacacacctAAAAGTgagtacttttccttcacaaaaaaagtacatactctTAGGGTGaggtataagtatgcgaattgggaagCAGCATatgtctttgtttgttgtgaatacacgccaTCTACTGGCCAAAATTATACACTGTGCtactaaagggatagtttgcccaaaaaatacaattctgttataatttactcatccttcacatTTGTTTTGAACCTGAATTTCTGTATTCGATTGAAGAATTCTGGAAACTGGTAGCCTATGACTTACATAGtagttttttcctactatggaagtcaatgggtgtttttctcaaacattcttcaaaaaatatatagtaaaccTGTGTCTGAACTTACTTCTCCATCTTGGCCATCTCCTTTAAAGCCTCCACTCCGCCAGGAAGAGGCTCCAGCTCCATGAAGAAGTTTCTGGATTCCCAGATGCTGATGGCTTTTTCCtgcagtcagtggaaacgagagTTCATTTAACACCACTGAGCTATTACTGTAGATTTATTAATGGTtggatgtatatatgtgtatatatatatgtgtatatatatatatatatatatatatatatatatatatatatatatatatgaacatttcctgcttgttgtcaaactattttataactatcacaggaggcaattcaatcataacataacattaagacagctatcataacattatttttaaatatgcagaCATTtctggattctctgaagctatagaaattaaaaatgtaaaacaggaaatacgttaggacatttgttattgtttacatccctcaaaatggtctatatatggGTCACATATCTTTTTCGGTTATTTGGAATGACAAttgtgtttttacatttacaaatttgTAGtaccatttaatttattataatataataattaggatattaataataacaatttgaaATACACAGGCAAATTacattactttatatttttaatagtttaatctGGTCTGGCTAATCTTAGCTGGTCAGAATGCTCGTCTTCTAGTATGACCAGCTGCCAAATTACCCCAAATACCCATCTAAAATTAGCAAAACGACCACCCTGTATTGTTCAGGAGACCAGAAAAGATAGTTACACTAGTTTAACCCTATAGCGCCTGTATCAGTTTCATTCATACTTATTTAGGGTCTATAAAGGATCAACGTAATCAAGACTTTGCTGTACTACTACTTAAAGTACTACAAGTCTAAATCTACTATTGTCATTTCGCTGTCAAACTTTaagtaaatatgttttataactgTGAGCATCAAATATGATCATGGGGTttttgaatatgttttatttccagaacctttactttctCTGTTTCTCGGCGGTGGAATGATCTTGCAGAGCTTTGGAGGATCGTTTATTTATCTACCTTTCAATCATAATTGTTCTTAAATCacttaatatgttttaaagctaATGTtctatcataaaaataaaactaaactctTAAATATGATTTTACCGAGACATATTATTGGAGATCCTGAGAGAAATCTATATCATATTATTTAGGTTTCTATTATTTACACCAGAATTTACTCTTCTTATCTAAAggaatttacatatttatacacagtTTGCAGTTTTGTGccttaatatattataaatacatagTTCAGTGGTCAAAATAGCATGACAATCTTACTTATAAATATCCATGAGAGTTTAAAAATGgggaaaatacatttatttttaatgaaaacagaACCAGCTAGAGACACGACAGCTTAAATTGTGACTGTCTCAATAAAACAGTGACATTGCTATGTTTATACACTCAATGGGACAGCCATAAAAGattaatgtatataaaatataatacacatatataagAAAATCTTATTTCTTACACATAGATCACTCCTCATTTCTCCATACTGAGTGGACACCCAGAATCCCCGTCTGTCCTCCAGCGAAATGAAGGGCTCGTTCgggtatttttgtttatatttctttaGGAATCCTCCCTCGAAGTCTGCAATGACCCCATCCATGTCCACCAGCACCCGAAGTCTCCTGTTCCCGCTGGACATGTTCGCTTTTCCGTAGAAAATCACCGAGGAAGTGTTTCTCCCGAGCCATCGTGTGATTCTCGGTAGTAAAGTCATCATAAACCTCCGTCGGCCACTCGCTAGTGCGCGTTAGCACCTATAAAGTGAGCAGTTTTGATGGAGAGAGCTGCTTATTGTGTTAGCTCCTCTCATTGTGGAGGCTCACTATTGTTTTACTCATTGTGAACTCGTTTTGTTTGTTGGGTAGTTAGTGTGGGTCACTGGGTCTCATGTTTTCCAGTGTTCACTGTTCGTTTGTATATTTGTTAACAGCTGTGCGGCTAAAGCTAAGCGCAAACACTTGGTTTTCATGTACGTTCTGATATAACGTTAACTTAGTGTAGATCGTTTTAACGTGACCGCATGGTTTACGTTGTTATTATCATGTTGTAAACTAGCGGTTATATGCAGTATATAGATTAACTGGAATATAACCGAGATAGCAAGGAAAAAGAGAGATCGCACACTCGTGTAGCATTGTTTTATTCCGGTGGGCCTGTTTCCGGAAGTAgagaaaatcagatttttttctttccatatAGGTGTTGATTATAAAGGATAGCTTATAAATGGTTAAAGACAGGTCTACTGTTGATCTACAAGATTTGTTGAATTCTTCACTcttgttttttaatgtgtttttaattgtgAGTAACAGCACCTGGTgataaactacattacccacaattcCATCGAAAATCTCCACCAATCACGAAGATTAAACAACAAAGGGCACAGAAAAAGTGCTTCTCTTAAGCTATCGTAATTCACAGTAGTAAAGTCATCATAAACCTCTGTCGGTCACTAGCTAGTACGCGTTAGCACCTATAAAGTGAGCAGTTTTGTTGGAGAGAGCTGATTATTGTGTTAGCTTCTCTCATTGTGGAGTCCCACTATTGTTTTACTCACTGTGAACTCGTTTTGTTTGTTGGGTAGTTAGCGTGGGTCACTGGGTCTCATGTTTTTCCAGTGTTCACCGTTCGTTTGTGCATTCGTTTACAGCTTTGTGGCTAAAGCTAAACCAAACGCTGAGTTTGAAGTACGTTATGATATAACTTTGTATATTGTTTTAATGTAGCCGTATGGTTTACGTTGTTATTATCATGTTGTAAAGTAGCGGTTATATGTAGTAAATAGATTAAATGGAATATAACCGAGATAGAAAAAGTAAGAGGGAGATTACACACTCGTCTGAATGTTAGCATTATTTTAATTCCGGTGGGACCTTTCCAGAAGAAGAAAATCCAATTNNNNNNNNNNNNNNNNNNNNNNNNNNNNNNNNNNNNNNNNNNNNNNNNNNNNNNNNNNNNNNNNNNNNNNNNNNNNNNNNNNNNNNNNNNNNNNNNNNNNNNNNNNNNNNNNNNNNNNNNNNNNNNNNNNNNNNNNNNNNNNNNNNNNNNNNNNNNNNNNNNNNNNNNNNNNNNNNNNNNNNNNNNNNNNNNNNNNNNNNNNNNNNNNNNNNNNNNNNTTTTTTTAATTCCGGTGGGACCTTTTCCAGAAGTAGAAAATCCAATTAGTTTTTTCGTTTGGTTGTtggtttttaatttataaatcgTTAAAAACAGATCTACAGCTGAgctacaattttttttcaatccaTCAGTCTTGTTTTTCAAggtgtttattaaataattgtgtTCAACAGTACAATCCCTggtgaaaaactacattacccataattccATCAAAAATCTCCACCAATCACAAAAAAACAAGCCATACAATTTTTTTTCGGCCAAATGTTTTCATTGTCATGATTAAAAGTCAGGTCTAATTCACCAAATATGGATTTCTTTGTTATCCTATAAATAAGCTCAGCCTTCATCgtgtgaataataatatatatatacatttttattaaatctatatatctaaaatgaatgaaattttgcACTATAATCAGGACTGAtgatggaaaataaaaatatatatgtaatatattggtCTTTTTTGTGGTCttatatgttttaattttaatttttatgtatattatatagatataatattgttaccaatatttttaagtaaaataataaaatctttaCCAAAACTATACCAGCCTTCTTTTATAAGTCATCTGAAGGTTTTAAGCTGATGATGATCTCTCCACTCCGAGTATCTTTGTTTTGCCCCGGAAGCAAAAACACCCAAAtattttcctcttttttcttAAAGCTGTACGTCCACTTTCAAACCTGaattttgtgatattttgttGTAAATGAAGCATTTAACTCTAAACACATAACAGATACGTGTCTATGTATCGAAATCTTATACTATCCCACGTAGTCATCCGAATCCGTGAAGTGTTTACTTCAGGAAAGATCCCGAGCCTGAAATCTCGCGCAATCTCAGCTGTCACTCAAACCTCGCGATATCTATTTGCCGTTGGCGGCTGAGGGCCCGTCCCTTCTGTACAGGAGAACTTCTCGTGACATTTGAATGAAAAACATCGTCCCGAAAGCGAAAAACCATGGCTTCAGCTTTGGAGCAGTTTGTCAACAATGTGCGGCAACTTTCCGCTCAAGGTACGGCGGTTTTTACGACCCGTTACGCCTCGGGCTTACGGAGATATGGGCTAGCTAGCTTAATGCTAAAACCTGTTAGCGCGATAGCATGCTAGTTGTTTATATTTTAGCCTGTAACACATGGGAGCTGTTTATCTAATTCCATTCGTCCAATTGgatataaaagaaacaaaatctgCAGGAAAGTACACGTTACAGCATCTTCTTCTATCGCTTAGCTGTTATATAATGGAAATGAGTGGATGTGTCATGTTAGCTgagtcatattttaaataaatgcaataaaacaccCCATTTTGATTTTTATCTGCCACTTATAAGGCATTTACAAAGAGAGGTATGTAATGCAATCATTAAAATAAGGCATGAGACCACATTGCCATGTGCATTTACAA encodes:
- the LOC130238638 gene encoding 5'(3')-deoxyribonucleotidase, mitochondrial-like; this encodes MMTLLPRITRWLGRNTSSVIFYGKANMSSGNRRLRVLVDMDGVIADFEGGFLKKYKQKYPNEPFISLEDRRGFWVSTQYGEMRSDLCEKAISIWESRNFFMELEPLPGGVEALKEMAKMENTDVFICTSPIKHYCYCPYEKYAWIEKHLGPEFLEQIILTRDKTIVTGDILIDDKPDILGVEPNPSWEHVLFTACHNKHQELNPKQRRLLSWADDWRSVLDSKRT